One window of Candidatus Leptovillus gracilis genomic DNA carries:
- a CDS encoding cupin domain-containing protein: MEIKRNGTQPAGKGPADWFSGTVRIDPLFAAKEPARVGGASVTFEPGARTAWHTHPLGQTLLVTAGCGRAQRWGGLIEEIKPGDVVQFAPGEKHWHGAAPETAVTHIAIQEYLDGKAVDWLEQVSDEQYQKGD, translated from the coding sequence ATGGAAATCAAACGAAATGGCACACAGCCTGCTGGTAAAGGTCCGGCCGACTGGTTTAGCGGTACGGTGCGGATTGATCCTTTGTTTGCGGCCAAAGAACCGGCGCGGGTGGGTGGCGCCAGCGTCACCTTTGAGCCAGGGGCGCGTACCGCCTGGCATACGCATCCGCTGGGGCAGACGTTGCTTGTCACGGCCGGTTGTGGTCGGGCGCAGCGCTGGGGCGGCCTGATTGAGGAGATTAAACCGGGCGACGTTGTGCAGTTTGCGCCGGGTGAGAAACATTGGCATGGGGCTGCGCCGGAAACGGCCGTTACCCACATCGCCATCCAGGAATACCTCGACGGCAAAGCTGTTGACTGGCTGGAACAGGTCAGCGACGAACAATATCAAAAAGGAGATTGA
- a CDS encoding MerR family transcriptional regulator produces MKISEVSEQSGLSVDTLRYYEKVGLLPPVSRTDGGIRDYNELDLRRVDFIKCMRTAGLPIEVLIEYFALVQQGDETIEARKEILQAQRAQLMARMAELQEILNLLNHKIQVYENAVLTREQELAD; encoded by the coding sequence ATGAAGATTTCAGAAGTGAGCGAACAATCCGGGCTGTCGGTAGATACGCTGCGCTACTACGAGAAAGTTGGCCTGCTCCCACCAGTCAGCCGGACTGATGGCGGCATCCGAGATTACAACGAACTTGATCTGAGGCGGGTTGATTTCATCAAGTGTATGCGAACGGCCGGGCTGCCGATTGAAGTGCTGATTGAGTATTTCGCGCTTGTGCAGCAGGGGGATGAGACCATTGAAGCCAGGAAAGAAATCTTGCAGGCGCAGCGCGCCCAACTTATGGCCAGGATGGCTGAACTGCAAGAAATCTTAAACTTGCTCAACCACAAAATACAGGTGTATGAAAACGCGGTCTTGACGAGAGAGCAAGAACTGGCTGATTAA
- the kynU gene encoding kynureninase, whose product MTPTDSAYAQELDAQDALAAFRQQFLITDPDLIYLDGNSLGRLPLAAQTRLADVVAQAWGDRLIRGWNEGWMDLAARVGGKIAGLVGAQPDEVLLADSTSVNLYKLALAALQAQPGRHKIVTDDLNFPSDLYILQGICRLLGSGCYVEVVSSPDGIHGPVDALAQAVDEDTALVTLSHTAFKSSYTYDMTAVTHLAHQHGALMLWDLSHSVGALPVRLNAAQADLAVGCTYKYLNGGPGAPAFLYVRRDGQEKLANPIAGWMGQNRPFEFSLAYEPAPGLARFLSGTPPVVALTAVEPGVDLLWEAGMDRLRAKSVRQSEYLIALWQAWLEPLGFRLNSPRQAAWRGSHVSFGHPDAWRISQAYIQEMRVIPDFRRPDNIRLGLTPLYTTFSEIYTAVARLRTVVEDKLYEKYRGEMTAVT is encoded by the coding sequence ATGACGCCAACCGATTCCGCCTACGCCCAAGAGCTTGACGCGCAGGATGCGTTGGCCGCATTTCGTCAGCAGTTCCTCATCACCGACCCAGACCTGATTTATCTGGATGGCAATTCGCTGGGGCGGCTGCCTTTGGCGGCGCAAACCCGGCTGGCCGATGTGGTGGCGCAGGCGTGGGGCGACCGGCTGATTCGCGGCTGGAACGAGGGCTGGATGGACCTGGCTGCCCGCGTTGGCGGCAAAATCGCCGGGCTGGTCGGCGCGCAGCCCGACGAGGTGCTGCTGGCCGATTCTACGTCGGTAAATCTCTACAAGCTGGCCCTGGCGGCGCTGCAAGCCCAACCCGGCCGCCACAAAATTGTCACCGACGACCTGAATTTCCCCTCTGACTTGTATATTTTACAGGGCATCTGCCGTTTGTTGGGGTCAGGCTGTTATGTTGAAGTTGTGTCATCGCCGGATGGCATTCATGGGCCAGTAGATGCGTTGGCGCAGGCAGTGGATGAGGACACAGCCCTGGTCACGCTCTCGCACACCGCCTTCAAAAGCAGCTATACCTATGATATGACGGCCGTTACCCATCTGGCCCATCAACACGGCGCGCTCATGCTCTGGGACCTCAGCCACTCGGTCGGGGCGCTGCCTGTGCGCCTGAACGCCGCCCAGGCCGACCTGGCCGTGGGCTGCACCTACAAATATCTCAACGGCGGCCCCGGCGCGCCGGCCTTCCTTTACGTTCGCCGCGACGGGCAGGAAAAGCTGGCAAATCCCATTGCTGGTTGGATGGGGCAGAACCGGCCGTTTGAGTTCAGCCTGGCATATGAACCGGCCCCTGGATTGGCCCGCTTCCTCAGCGGTACGCCGCCGGTTGTGGCGTTGACGGCCGTTGAACCCGGCGTAGACCTGCTGTGGGAAGCGGGAATGGACCGTCTGCGCGCCAAATCTGTCCGCCAAAGCGAGTACCTGATTGCCTTGTGGCAGGCGTGGTTGGAACCACTGGGCTTCCGCCTCAACTCGCCGCGGCAAGCGGCCTGGCGCGGTTCCCACGTCTCTTTTGGCCACCCCGACGCCTGGCGCATCAGCCAGGCGTACATCCAGGAAATGCGCGTCATCCCCGACTTTCGCCGCCCAGACAACATCCGCCTGGGCCTGACGCCGCTGTACACGACGTTTAGCGAGATTTACACGGCCGTTGCCCGCCTGCGCACCGTCGTCGAAGATAAGCTGTACGAGAAATATCGGGGGGAAATGACGGCCGTTACCTAA
- a CDS encoding sensor histidine kinase, with translation MIHGVAELVEMQMGDEPLSQMLNRASHKLMDEIAAQQQLLAAENGRLELEMADALSQPLLEELVALYTMQATDRGCEVCLSPEAENFLLVTDTAVLGRVLGNMIKNALEACAVGDTVTVGSRSANGRAYFWVHNPTFMRPPVQRQVFLRSFSTKGAQRGLGTYSMRLLSERFLGGRVSFATDPTDGTTFTAVYPLRPDHPAAQMTTPKRETAVAHTIPLSIIFAS, from the coding sequence GTGATTCATGGCGTCGCCGAACTGGTGGAAATGCAAATGGGTGACGAGCCGTTAAGCCAGATGCTTAACCGGGCCTCCCACAAGCTGATGGATGAGATTGCGGCGCAGCAGCAGTTGTTAGCGGCGGAGAACGGCCGTCTGGAGCTGGAAATGGCCGACGCTTTGTCCCAACCGCTGCTGGAAGAACTTGTCGCTTTGTACACCATGCAGGCCACCGACCGGGGATGTGAAGTATGTCTGTCGCCAGAGGCCGAGAATTTTCTTTTGGTGACGGATACGGCCGTCCTTGGCCGCGTCTTGGGTAATATGATCAAAAATGCGCTGGAAGCCTGCGCCGTGGGCGATACGGTAACGGTAGGCAGCCGGTCGGCCAATGGTCGGGCCTATTTTTGGGTGCATAATCCCACCTTTATGCGTCCCCCCGTGCAGCGGCAGGTCTTTTTGCGCTCTTTTTCGACCAAAGGGGCGCAGCGCGGCCTGGGCACGTATAGTATGCGGCTGTTGAGCGAACGCTTTTTGGGTGGGCGGGTCAGCTTTGCCACAGACCCAACCGATGGGACCACATTTACGGCCGTTTATCCACTGCGACCAGACCACCCGGCGGCGCAAATGACAACGCCGAAAAGGGAAACGGCCGTTGCCCACACCATCCCGTTATCCATCATCTTCGCCTCATGA
- a CDS encoding HAMP domain-containing histidine kinase: MRSLRVKLILTFLAVSLTGSLIAAIIVRQSNERAFNTLLQEQVRGSFVDDALAYYVANGSWAGIGRRGHGYGVGFRRPDSPFALADENGRILIENGPYRRDTVIAAEELAAGIPLMVDEVQVGVVLPVNQPPPRSSEEQAYIRQINRALLMGALTATAVAIVLAIVLAQTLTRPLQELAAASRAMAAGDLEQQVPVRTQDELGDLATTFNQMSAELARANQQRRQMTADIAHDLRTPLTVLSGYLEAMEDGDLTPTPPRLQVMSQEVDTLKRLVEDLRTLSLADAGNLTLYKEPLDPHELLIQVQSAYAHQAAQQNVHLAVVASPHLPPAHVDPARLRQVLSNLVSNALRHTPTGGHITLRADPSTAKPDGLQLSVTDTGSGISPEDLPHIFDRFYRGDKARQEGGESGLGLAIAKSLIAAHGGAIQVTSTPGSGATFTILL; the protein is encoded by the coding sequence ATGCGTTCACTGCGCGTTAAACTCATCTTAACCTTTCTGGCTGTCAGCCTGACCGGCTCGTTGATTGCCGCGATTATCGTACGGCAGTCCAATGAGCGGGCCTTTAACACGCTGTTGCAAGAGCAGGTACGGGGCAGTTTTGTAGACGATGCCCTGGCCTATTACGTGGCAAACGGTTCGTGGGCCGGCATTGGGCGGCGGGGTCATGGCTATGGGGTTGGTTTCCGGCGGCCCGATTCGCCGTTTGCCCTGGCAGACGAGAACGGCCGTATCCTCATTGAAAACGGCCCCTACCGGCGCGATACGGTCATTGCGGCTGAAGAATTGGCCGCGGGCATTCCCTTGATGGTAGACGAGGTGCAAGTGGGTGTGGTGCTGCCGGTGAACCAACCACCGCCGCGCAGTTCAGAGGAACAGGCGTACATCAGGCAAATCAATCGGGCGCTGCTGATGGGGGCGTTAACGGCAACGGCCGTCGCCATTGTGCTGGCGATTGTCCTGGCGCAGACCCTGACACGGCCGTTGCAAGAATTGGCCGCCGCCAGCCGGGCCATGGCCGCCGGCGACCTGGAGCAGCAGGTCCCCGTGCGTACCCAGGACGAACTGGGTGATCTGGCGACCACCTTCAACCAGATGAGCGCCGAACTGGCCCGCGCTAACCAGCAGCGCCGCCAGATGACCGCGGACATCGCCCACGACCTGCGCACCCCGCTCACGGTTCTTTCTGGCTACCTGGAAGCCATGGAAGATGGCGACCTGACCCCCACGCCGCCCCGGCTGCAAGTGATGTCCCAGGAAGTGGATACCCTCAAACGGCTGGTCGAAGACCTGCGCACCCTCTCCCTGGCCGACGCCGGCAACCTGACCCTATACAAAGAGCCATTAGACCCGCACGAACTGCTCATTCAGGTCCAGTCGGCGTATGCCCACCAGGCTGCGCAGCAAAATGTCCACCTGGCAGTGGTTGCCTCGCCGCATCTGCCCCCAGCCCACGTAGACCCGGCCCGGCTGCGCCAGGTATTAAGCAACCTGGTCAGCAACGCGCTGCGCCATACCCCGACCGGCGGCCACATCACCCTGCGCGCCGACCCCTCAACGGCCAAACCCGACGGCCTGCAGCTAAGCGTCACCGATACTGGCAGCGGCATCTCCCCGGAAGATTTGCCCCATATCTTCGACCGCTTCTACCGCGGCGACAAGGCGCGCCAGGAGGGCGGCGAATCTGGCCTCGGTTTGGCCATCGCCAAATCGCTGATAGCCGCCCATGGCGGCGCGATTCAGGTGACCTCCACCCCTGGCAGCGGCGCCACGTTCACCATTTTGCTCTAG
- a CDS encoding response regulator transcription factor, with protein MMPEMDGYTFMRTFRQEADAPIILLTAKLEETDKVLGLELGADDYVTKPFGMRELVARVRAVLRRAGHSDTPAEVLRVADVVLDRNGRRVTVAGKEAQLTPSEFDLLAMFMASPGRAFSRLELLEQLQGIALESAEKTINVHIRNLRTKIEPDPANPRYVETVFGVGYRFCME; from the coding sequence ATGATGCCGGAGATGGATGGGTATACCTTCATGCGCACCTTCCGCCAGGAGGCAGACGCGCCCATCATTTTGCTGACGGCCAAGTTGGAGGAGACAGACAAGGTGCTGGGGCTGGAACTGGGGGCCGACGATTACGTCACCAAGCCGTTTGGGATGCGCGAATTGGTGGCCCGTGTGCGGGCCGTGCTGCGGCGCGCGGGACACAGCGACACGCCGGCCGAAGTGCTGCGCGTCGCGGATGTGGTGTTGGATCGAAACGGCCGTCGTGTCACTGTCGCCGGGAAAGAAGCCCAACTCACGCCGTCGGAATTTGACCTGTTGGCGATGTTCATGGCCTCCCCTGGCCGCGCCTTCTCGCGGCTGGAATTATTGGAACAACTACAAGGCATCGCCCTGGAAAGCGCAGAAAAAACCATCAACGTCCACATCCGCAACCTGCGCACCAAAATCGAACCAGACCCGGCTAACCCGCGTTATGTGGAAACGGTGTTTGGCGTGGGCTACCGATTCTGTATGGAATAG
- a CDS encoding response regulator yields MQTIMVVDDKANVRTLLREYLTEQGYRVVTAENGRVALFTARQEKPDIILLAACRRRYVSPNKNDFGVNFGYGKKIQNC; encoded by the coding sequence ATGCAAACAATCATGGTAGTAGACGACAAAGCCAACGTGCGCACGCTGCTGCGCGAATATCTGACCGAGCAAGGCTACCGGGTGGTGACGGCCGAAAACGGCCGTGTCGCCCTCTTCACCGCTCGCCAGGAAAAGCCAGACATCATTTTGCTAGCAGCTTGTCGGAGAAGATACGTTTCTCCGAACAAAAATGATTTCGGTGTAAACTTTGGGTATGGCAAGAAAATTCAGAACTGCTGA
- a CDS encoding pyridoxal phosphate-dependent aminotransferase, which yields MTFNFDTEIDRSGTDSVKWGYVFRDGRFTASDQSHAKHGAQRLLPMWVADMDFSAPPAVIAALQARAAHGVFGYTVPGDSYYEAVIEWMAQRYGRPVQRDWFVLTPGVVTALNLLVSTFVQPGEKVLVQRPVYYPFFSAITNHGAEIVSNSLVLENGRYHIDFDDLAAKAADPAVKMAILCSPHNPVGRVWTQEELTRFGDICLANDVLVVSDEIHCDLIHPGSTFTSFAAISEEFNQKSIICTAPSKTFNLAGLKTSNILIPDKAMRLAFHKTLDHNGLMGGSVFGLTATEAAYRHGTAWLEEALVYIHDNYRFMADYIAQHLPQLHVIEPQGTYLAWVDFRALGLDPARRKQLLMDEARVFLDDGEMFGPEGGGFERFNLACPRSILVEALERIHTAVSRLP from the coding sequence ATGACGTTTAACTTTGACACCGAAATTGACCGCAGCGGGACCGACAGCGTGAAATGGGGCTATGTGTTTAGAGACGGCCGTTTTACTGCCAGCGACCAAAGCCACGCCAAACACGGCGCGCAGCGGCTGCTGCCGATGTGGGTGGCCGACATGGATTTTAGCGCGCCGCCGGCGGTCATCGCGGCGCTGCAAGCGCGAGCGGCGCATGGCGTTTTTGGCTATACAGTGCCCGGCGACAGCTATTATGAGGCCGTAATTGAGTGGATGGCGCAGCGTTACGGCCGTCCCGTGCAGCGCGACTGGTTTGTGCTGACGCCCGGTGTGGTGACGGCGCTCAACTTGTTGGTAAGCACCTTTGTGCAGCCCGGCGAGAAGGTATTGGTGCAGCGACCGGTGTACTACCCGTTTTTTAGCGCCATCACCAACCACGGCGCCGAGATTGTGTCTAATTCGTTGGTGCTAGAGAACGGCCGTTACCACATAGACTTCGACGATTTAGCCGCCAAAGCCGCCGACCCGGCCGTCAAAATGGCAATTCTGTGCAGCCCGCACAACCCCGTAGGCCGCGTCTGGACGCAGGAAGAACTGACCCGCTTCGGCGACATCTGCCTGGCAAACGACGTCCTGGTGGTCTCCGACGAAATCCACTGCGACCTCATCCACCCCGGCTCCACCTTCACCTCCTTCGCCGCCATCAGCGAAGAGTTCAACCAGAAAAGCATCATCTGCACCGCGCCCAGCAAAACCTTCAACCTGGCCGGCCTCAAAACATCCAACATCCTCATCCCCGACAAGGCCATGCGTCTGGCTTTCCACAAAACCCTGGACCACAACGGGCTGATGGGCGGCAGCGTCTTCGGCCTGACGGCCACCGAAGCGGCTTACCGACATGGCACAGCCTGGCTGGAAGAGGCATTGGTCTACATCCACGACAATTACCGCTTCATGGCCGACTACATCGCCCAACATCTGCCCCAACTGCACGTCATTGAGCCACAGGGCACGTATCTGGCCTGGGTGGATTTCCGCGCCCTGGGCCTAGACCCGGCCCGCCGCAAACAACTGCTCATGGACGAAGCGCGGGTTTTTCTGGATGACGGGGAAATGTTCGGGCCAGAGGGCGGCGGTTTTGAACGTTTCAACCTGGCCTGCCCCCGTTCCATTTTGGTCGAGGCGCTGGAGAGGATTCATACGGCCGTATCCCGCCTGCCATAA
- a CDS encoding VOC family protein has translation MSYKYEFTRLLVSNFKACFLFYRDVLGWQVGFGTENDTYADFILGTVNISLFDKHEMSEVTGTTNLPAQTNAQDKVCLVFAVEDVDATCEQLKASGVQLSTEPTDRPDWGIRTAHFRDPDGNLIEINQSLHTP, from the coding sequence ATGAGTTACAAATATGAGTTTACCCGGTTACTGGTCTCTAACTTCAAAGCGTGTTTCCTGTTTTATCGAGATGTATTGGGTTGGCAAGTTGGGTTTGGAACAGAAAATGACACCTATGCCGATTTTATTTTAGGCACAGTTAACATATCTCTGTTCGACAAACATGAGATGAGCGAAGTAACAGGCACAACCAATCTACCCGCTCAGACGAATGCCCAAGACAAGGTCTGTCTGGTATTTGCTGTTGAGGATGTTGATGCAACTTGTGAGCAGTTAAAAGCATCAGGCGTTCAATTGAGTACCGAACCGACCGATCGTCCTGATTGGGGCATCCGCACGGCCCACTTCCGCGACCCTGATGGCAATTTGATTGAAATCAATCAATCGCTTCACACCCCCTAA
- a CDS encoding tetratricopeptide repeat protein: MSTPEPFPNWLKRRRKAFDLSREALARQVHCSVSAVRRLEAGDLRPSPQLAGLLAEALGLAADERENFVLFARGISQTPPPPDAYSPPVGMTSAAPEPAAGNLPTPLTSFVGRKPEVTAVCELLQEPGVRLLTLTGPPGTGKTRLSLAAAGQLAATGQQLAAAAVFPQGAFFVPLAPITDPDLVVAAIAEALGVAEPLRAGDGLAPLQQALKAYLRPCRLLLVLDNFEQVVGAAAVITDLLAAAPGVKALVTSREVLHVYGEHEFPVPPLSLPDVNRLPTNTAVSYLSRYPSVRLFQERARAARPDFRLTADNVADVARICAWLDGLPLAIEMAAAQVKWLTPAQVFAQLRTRLAALTGGPRDLTPRQQSLSGAIAWSYDLLAADERALFEVMGVFVGGADATAARAVMAALGLAQAADEARLTAVLQTLAAKSLLTYTPGAAGEPRFAMLETLREYAQEQLQARGLLTAVQQAHADYYAALAAAAQPHLVASADQVLWLALLEQEHHNLRAALAWVVALAGRTQAPAQVRAVLELVENLQQFWYVRGHLHQARHWLETALALSQEQNELHALILNRMGKFARVQGDISLAQTCHEQALVVQERVGDQPGLCRSLENLAILAGTQGDYGRARELLEQTLAIQRQSGETRPVVSTLNNLAIVLRRLGDLAGAERLYLEGTQLCRQSNNLSSLSYTLHGLGEVNVERGNPDVALGYFRESIQLRQQLGDRPELAISLGAIGMARMYLGDAAGAARLFAASERLRQELGINPAASYQAEAEAKIGHARALLGEAAFAQAWREGQALSLVAAVALAVSREL, encoded by the coding sequence ATGTCCACGCCTGAGCCTTTTCCTAACTGGTTGAAGCGCCGCCGCAAAGCGTTTGATCTGAGCCGCGAGGCGTTGGCGCGGCAGGTGCATTGTTCGGTCAGCGCTGTGCGTCGTCTGGAAGCGGGTGATTTACGGCCGTCACCCCAGTTAGCCGGTTTGTTGGCCGAAGCGTTGGGTCTGGCTGCCGACGAGCGCGAGAATTTTGTCTTGTTTGCGCGCGGGATCAGCCAGACGCCGCCGCCGCCAGACGCCTATTCGCCGCCGGTCGGCATGACGTCGGCCGCGCCAGAACCGGCCGCCGGCAACTTGCCCACTCCCCTCACCAGTTTTGTCGGTCGGAAGCCAGAGGTGACGGCCGTATGTGAACTGCTCCAGGAACCGGGGGTACGCTTGCTCACCCTCACCGGGCCGCCGGGCACAGGCAAGACTCGCCTCAGTCTGGCCGCCGCTGGGCAGTTGGCGGCCACCGGGCAGCAGTTGGCGGCCGCAGCCGTTTTCCCGCAAGGCGCTTTTTTTGTGCCCCTGGCCCCCATCACCGACCCCGACCTGGTGGTCGCGGCCATCGCCGAGGCGTTGGGCGTAGCCGAACCTCTGCGCGCCGGGGATGGATTGGCGCCGCTGCAGCAGGCGCTGAAGGCGTATTTACGGCCGTGTCGCCTGCTGCTAGTTCTGGATAACTTCGAGCAAGTAGTAGGCGCGGCCGCCGTCATCACCGACTTGTTAGCGGCCGCCCCCGGCGTGAAGGCGCTGGTAACCAGCCGGGAGGTGCTGCATGTGTACGGCGAGCATGAATTCCCCGTGCCGCCCCTCTCGCTGCCAGACGTGAACCGCCTGCCGACCAATACGGCCGTGTCCTATCTTTCCCGTTACCCATCTGTACGCCTGTTTCAGGAGCGGGCGCGGGCGGCGCGGCCCGATTTTCGCCTGACGGCCGATAACGTGGCCGATGTGGCCCGCATCTGCGCCTGGCTGGATGGCCTGCCGCTGGCAATTGAGATGGCCGCTGCCCAGGTGAAGTGGCTGACGCCGGCGCAGGTGTTTGCCCAGTTGCGCACACGCCTGGCAGCCCTTACCGGCGGCCCACGCGACCTGACGCCGCGCCAGCAGTCGCTCAGCGGCGCCATTGCCTGGAGCTATGACCTGTTGGCGGCCGATGAGCGGGCGTTGTTTGAGGTGATGGGGGTTTTTGTGGGCGGGGCCGATGCGACGGCCGCGCGCGCCGTCATGGCCGCGTTGGGTCTGGCTCAGGCGGCGGACGAAGCCCGGTTAACGGCCGTCTTGCAAACCCTGGCCGCCAAAAGCCTGCTCACCTATACACCAGGCGCGGCGGGGGAACCCCGTTTTGCTATGCTGGAAACCTTGCGTGAATATGCGCAGGAGCAGCTGCAGGCGCGGGGATTGTTAACGGCCGTGCAGCAAGCCCACGCCGATTACTACGCCGCACTGGCCGCGGCCGCGCAGCCCCATCTGGTCGCCAGCGCAGACCAGGTTTTGTGGCTGGCGCTGTTGGAACAAGAACACCACAACTTGCGCGCCGCCCTGGCCTGGGTGGTGGCGCTGGCCGGGCGCACCCAGGCGCCCGCCCAGGTCCGCGCTGTCCTGGAACTGGTTGAGAATTTGCAGCAATTTTGGTATGTTCGCGGCCATTTGCACCAGGCGCGGCATTGGTTGGAAACAGCGCTGGCCTTGAGCCAGGAACAGAATGAACTGCACGCCCTGATCTTGAACCGCATGGGTAAATTTGCTAGAGTGCAGGGCGACATTTCCCTGGCGCAGACCTGCCATGAGCAGGCGTTGGTGGTTCAGGAACGGGTGGGCGACCAACCGGGGTTGTGCCGCTCGTTGGAGAACCTGGCGATTTTGGCGGGCACGCAGGGGGATTACGGCCGTGCCCGCGAGCTGTTAGAGCAAACGCTGGCGATTCAACGGCAGTCCGGCGAGACGCGCCCGGTTGTATCCACGTTGAATAATCTGGCGATTGTGCTGCGCCGCCTGGGCGACCTGGCCGGAGCGGAGCGCTTGTATCTGGAAGGCACGCAGTTGTGCCGCCAGAGCAACAACCTGAGTTCACTCAGCTACACGCTGCATGGCCTGGGGGAAGTGAACGTGGAGCGGGGCAACCCGGACGTTGCGCTGGGTTATTTTCGGGAGAGCATCCAACTGCGCCAACAGTTGGGCGACCGTCCAGAATTGGCGATCTCGCTGGGGGCCATCGGCATGGCGCGCATGTATTTGGGTGACGCGGCCGGGGCGGCGCGGCTGTTTGCCGCCAGCGAGCGGCTGCGGCAGGAGTTGGGCATCAATCCGGCGGCCAGCTACCAGGCCGAAGCGGAAGCCAAAATCGGCCATGCGCGGGCTTTGTTGGGGGAGGCCGCATTTGCCCAGGCGTGGCGGGAAGGCCAGGCGTTGTCGCTGGTGGCGGCGGTGGCGTTGGCCGTGAGCCGTGAACTGTGA
- a CDS encoding CSLREA domain-containing protein, producing MMRDFAQPVWRVWLKWGGGTAVLLLATLFVFAQRPVHAANLTVNTLTDKPINDPTIDDGLCSLREAVEAANNNAPVSTNDCPAGSGADTITFSVSGSIQFVETMYINPTSPSAVPSF from the coding sequence ATGATGCGTGATTTTGCCCAACCAGTCTGGCGCGTGTGGTTGAAGTGGGGCGGGGGAACGGCCGTTCTCCTGCTGGCCACGTTGTTTGTTTTTGCCCAGCGGCCGGTACACGCCGCCAACCTCACCGTCAACACCCTCACCGACAAACCCATCAACGACCCCACCATAGACGACGGCCTCTGCTCCCTGCGCGAAGCCGTCGAAGCCGCCAACAACAACGCCCCGGTCAGTACCAATGATTGTCCGGCCGGCAGCGGCGCCGACACCATCACCTTCAGCGTCTCCGGCAGCATCCAATTCGTCGAGACCATGTACATCAACCCGACATCACCATCAGCGGTCCCATCATTTTAG